The stretch of DNA GCCCGAGAAGGCGGTCGTCGCCAACTCGTCCGCGGTGCGCGAGTGGGACAGCAACGGGACGAACTTCGGCTACAACCCCGCGCTGGGGCACACCGCGGGCGAGTTCGGGCACAACGACTTCTACCCGGTGGCGATCGCCGCGGCCCAGACGATGGGGCTCGACGGCATGACGACGCTGCGCGGGCTGCTGGCGATCGACGAGATCCGCGGGCGTCTGGCCGAGGTGTTCTCGCTCAAGTCCTACAAGATCGACCACGTGGTGCACGGCGCGATCGCGTCGGCGGCGGTGTACGGCGCGATGACGGGCGCGACCGAAGAGCAGATCGAGAGCGCGATCGGCATGGTGGTGGCGCACTACATCCCGTGGCGCGCGATCCGGGCGGGCAAGCAGCTGAGCGACAGCAAGGGCGCGTCCGCCGCCATCAGCAGCGAGGTGGCGGTGCTGAGCGCGATGCGCTCGAAGCGCGGGTTCCTGGGGCCTCGCGACATCTTCCGCAACCCCGAGGCGATTTTCCGCTTCTTCGAGCCGACCACGCAGGGCAAGGAGCGCTGGAAGGAGATGGCGCCCGCGCCCTTCGACCTGCACCTGGGCCACAGCGGGGATGATTTCGCGGTGATGGGGATGCACTTCAAGCTGGGGCTGTATGAGCACCAGTCGGCAGGCGCGCTGCAGGGCGTGATCGATCTGGTGAGCAAGTCGCCCGAGCTGCTCAAGGGCGCCCCGGGCGAGAGCGTGAAGACGATCACCATCCTGGCGTACGAGCCGGCCTTCGGCATCATCGGCAACCCGATGAAGATGGACCCGAAGACGCGCCAGAGCGCCGACCACTCGATGGCGTACATCGTCGCGACGCTGCTGCGCAAGGCGTGCGAGTTCGCCGCGAAGAACGGCGGGTCGCTTCCTAAGGGGGGCGGCGCGCACGACGCGGTCTGGAAGGCGCTCATGCTCGAGCCGGCGGACTACAAGGAAGACGCGAGCGCGATCTTCAACCCGGTCACGCGCTCGATCATGCAGAAGATCCGCTTCGAGCACGGCGGCCCCGAGTACGACGCGAAGTACCCCGACGGCATCCCGACCTCGCTCAAGATGGAGGACGCTTCGGGCAAGGTGCACGACTCGGGGCTGGTCATGTACCCGGCCGGGCACGCGCGCAACACGACGGCGGACCTTCGCGACATCCTGCGTCACAAGTTCGCGCTGATGGCGCGTCTCTCGAGCGACTCCACCGAGGGGCTGGTCGAGCGGTTTGAGAACCTGGAGAAGATGAGCGCGTCGGACGTGGCGCACCTCAACGACTTCACACTGGCGAAGCGCGGGGGTTTCGGTTGATCGCTCCGGCGGCGCCGGTCCGGTAAGCGTCTGTTTGACACACATTTACGTGGTTTTTGACGACCTTCGGCGCTCGACTCCCTCGGTTTGGGTTGTACTCTGTCCCCAGCCGACGAGAGAGAGTGTTTCAGGAGATGGAGAGGGTCCCGGCGGGCCCGGCGTCGGCGAAAGGTCACCACGGAGAGAGGATTCCAATGGTTCGTACATTTGTTGCATGCGCGGCGATCGCCGCGTGCGCTGGCGGCGCGTCCGCCGCGACGATCAAGGCCAAGTACATGGGCCTCGGTCAGAACACCGGCACGTACAACATCTCGATGACGCACTCGCAGGGCACGATCTCGGCGAATGTGAACGCGGGCGCCCTCAAGCACCAGGTGCAGGGCGACTCGGAGCTGTTCGCTGGTCAGATGCTGCGCACGTTCTGCATCGACATCGCGCAGAACGTCGTCGGGCAGGTCAAGACCTACGACGTCGTCAGCGTCGCTTCGGCCCCCGAGCCCGACGCCCCGACGGGCGCGATCGGCACGATCCGCGCCGGCTACCTGCAGTCGCTCTACGCCAACGCGATCGAGGCTGGCCTCATCGACCGTCGCGGCAGCGCGACCGACGCGATGACCAACCAGCAGGCCGCGGCGTTCCAGCTCGTGGTCTGGGAGCTCGCGTTCGAGGACGCCGGCATCCTCTCCGCCGCCGTCGGCCTGGGGAACTACAAGGACCTGCTGAAGGTTGACGCCTTCAAGGTCACCAACAGCATCAACGCGACGGTCTTCAACATGACCGACCTGTTCTTCGGGTGGGCCTTCGCTGGCGATTCGCTCGGCGGGCTCCGCGCGATGGTCAGCGGGACGGCGCAGGACCAGCTGGTCATCATCCCGCTTCCGACCGGCGGCGCGCTCGCGCTCGCTGGCCTCGCCGGCGTCGCGATCCGTCGTCGTCGCTGAGGCAACCCAATCCCATTCACGCGTTCGCCATGACCTTGCGAACGCGTATGCCGCGGCGTGTCCTCCATGTACGAGGGCCCGCCGCGGCTTCTCTTTTGCCCCCCGGAACTTTCCATCCCATGATCAGGGCACCTTGATCCCGCCCAAACTTCTCCCAGATTCCCAGGGTAGTCCCCTAAACCACGCCCTCGTCATGACTTCTAGGGCATTCCCGAGTTATGGGATGCCACTTTGGGGTGTATGCTCTCGGCGCCGCTGAGTAAGAAATTTCTCGTGTGAGGAAGAGAGAGGCGCCCCCGCCTGACTCAGCGGGTCAGAGGATTGGAAAGGAACGGCAGATGAAACTCATGTGGATCGCCCTCGCGGCAGGCGCCGCGATCGCGACCGGGGCCTCGGCCTCGACGGTCATCGCGAAGTACGACAACGTGCTCTACAGCCGCGGCGGCACCTTCACCGTGCAGCTCGATCGCAACGGCGGCCCGGTCATCGGACCGTCGAATGTCGGCGCCGGCGGCCTGCAGCACACCTTCCGCAACGACTCGCAGCGGTTCGCCAATCAGACGCTGACGACCTTCTGCGTCGATCTCGGGCAGAACGTGGCCGGGTCCTACTCCACCTACAACGTCGGGACCGTCGCCGGTGCGCCGGTGCCGGCGTCGCCCGCTGGCCTCATCGGCGCCACCCGCGCCGGCTACCTGCAGTCGCTCTACTCCAACGCGGTCGGCGCTGGCCTCATCGACCTGCGCGGCAGCGTCATCACCAGCGCCATGTCCACCAACCAGGCCACGGCGTTCCAGCTCGTCGTCTGGGAGCTCGCGTTCGAAGACGAGGGGAACCTTCTGACGACCGCGATGAACGGCTACTCCCTCGCGAGTGTCTTCGGGGGCGGCGAGTTCACTGTGGCCGGCAATACCACCAGCAACACCAACTGGCTGAACTCGCTCGGAGCCGACGCGATCTTCGATCAGTTCTTCGGCTGGGCGTTCGCTGGAGACTCGTTCGGTCGCCTCGCGGCCATGACCAGCGGCATCCGTCAGGACCAGCTCATCATCATCCCGCTCCCCACCGGCGGCGCGCTCGCGCTCGCCGGCATCGCCGGCATCGCGATCCGTCGTCGTCGCTGAGCGACAACACGATCCCATTCGCGGCCGGCTCCCAAGAGCCGGCCGCAACCATCGCGGCGCGCCCTCCACGACAGAGGGCTCGCCGCGTTGTTCTTT from Phycisphaeraceae bacterium encodes:
- a CDS encoding MmgE/PrpD family protein; amino-acid sequence: MPAAEAPAAHAFQVTDTHMILPADSNQALGIARYAIDFVRGKDAKGARFGQPDDSVFERVNLFHVDATFCGLSAIALGTNAPTVLRAEALEYPDPKGATIFGDSTRVKPEKAVVANSSAVREWDSNGTNFGYNPALGHTAGEFGHNDFYPVAIAAAQTMGLDGMTTLRGLLAIDEIRGRLAEVFSLKSYKIDHVVHGAIASAAVYGAMTGATEEQIESAIGMVVAHYIPWRAIRAGKQLSDSKGASAAISSEVAVLSAMRSKRGFLGPRDIFRNPEAIFRFFEPTTQGKERWKEMAPAPFDLHLGHSGDDFAVMGMHFKLGLYEHQSAGALQGVIDLVSKSPELLKGAPGESVKTITILAYEPAFGIIGNPMKMDPKTRQSADHSMAYIVATLLRKACEFAAKNGGSLPKGGGAHDAVWKALMLEPADYKEDASAIFNPVTRSIMQKIRFEHGGPEYDAKYPDGIPTSLKMEDASGKVHDSGLVMYPAGHARNTTADLRDILRHKFALMARLSSDSTEGLVERFENLEKMSASDVAHLNDFTLAKRGGFG